A portion of the Hoylesella buccalis ATCC 35310 genome contains these proteins:
- a CDS encoding lysozyme, with the protein MKYRASDTLISKLKAFEGLRLVAYKPTKAERWYTIGYGHSAGDVKAGMRINEEKAEELLKRDLFFVEKFINGIPKIKTQGQFDALVSFTYNVGIGKLKASTLLKKIMHDASTAEIQREFMKWVYSGGKKLDGLVRRRRWEAERYGL; encoded by the coding sequence ATGAAATATAGAGCAAGTGACACACTAATAAGTAAGCTAAAAGCGTTTGAGGGACTTCGATTAGTAGCTTACAAGCCTACGAAAGCAGAGCGGTGGTACACCATTGGCTACGGACACAGCGCAGGAGATGTAAAGGCAGGAATGCGCATTAACGAGGAAAAGGCGGAAGAACTGCTCAAACGTGACCTTTTCTTTGTGGAGAAGTTCATAAACGGTATACCAAAGATAAAGACGCAAGGTCAGTTCGATGCGTTGGTGTCGTTTACCTACAATGTGGGCATTGGAAAGTTGAAAGCGTCTACGCTATTAAAGAAAATCATGCACGATGCATCTACGGCAGAGATACAGAGAGAGTTCATGAAGTGGGTGTACAGCGGAGGAAAAAAGCTGGACGGACTGGTGAGAAGAAGAAGGTGGGAGGCGGAAAGATATGGACTTTGA
- a CDS encoding retropepsin-like aspartic protease, giving the protein MDKDRQTVKSVSDKRIIVPGTVNGREYYFLVDTGASIALISEKVRGLDIGKRFGGSIMGAGGSIRARICNTFVKIGGKDFSQFLATDLDNLIVSIAEETNVEIAGIIALPQMQFYGVEIDTDDGTIRL; this is encoded by the coding sequence ATGGATAAAGATAGACAAACGGTAAAATCAGTTTCAGACAAGCGCATTATCGTGCCAGGCACGGTGAACGGCAGAGAGTATTACTTCTTAGTGGACACGGGCGCATCGATAGCACTCATCAGTGAAAAGGTGCGGGGACTGGACATCGGAAAACGTTTCGGTGGCAGCATCATGGGCGCAGGTGGCAGCATAAGAGCAAGGATTTGCAACACGTTCGTGAAGATTGGCGGAAAGGATTTCTCGCAATTCCTCGCTACCGACTTGGATAACCTCATTGTATCTATTGCGGAAGAGACGAATGTAGAGATAGCTGGTATCATCGCTCTGCCACAGATGCAATTCTACGGTGTGGAGATTGACACGGACGACGGAACTATAAGGCTATGA
- a CDS encoding YopX family protein, whose protein sequence is MAKREILFRGKVKGTGEWVYGNLIHRVDEIHVQESNELYISDYICEFDAVCLEYEVDSDTVGQYTGLKDKKGKKIFEGDILNVDFLDGTRTVSYCKDGFVCEAANVISYDLHNVYKDCCVIGNIHEN, encoded by the coding sequence ATGGCAAAACGAGAGATACTGTTTCGTGGGAAAGTTAAAGGGACAGGAGAATGGGTTTACGGAAATCTTATACACAGAGTAGATGAAATCCATGTTCAAGAATCAAATGAATTATATATATCTGATTATATATGCGAATTTGATGCAGTTTGTTTAGAATACGAGGTAGATTCTGACACAGTAGGTCAGTACACAGGGCTGAAAGACAAGAAAGGAAAGAAGATTTTTGAGGGAGATATTCTCAATGTAGATTTCTTGGACGGAACTCGAACTGTGTCGTACTGTAAGGACGGATTTGTATGTGAAGCGGCAAACGTGATAAGCTATGATTTGCATAATGTCTATAAAGACTGCTGCGTTATCGGCAACATACACGAAAACTAA
- a CDS encoding AAA family ATPase, with translation MNIKFKKLEIENFKGVKSLSFDFASDITNILGANHTGKTTTADAIMWVLFGKNSDGQAVFGIDPKDENNNVINNLENIVTLTVSADNRKLVLRKVRKEIWSKPKGQFEDALTGHTTECFINGNKYTIKDYQAEVNALCNEALFRAITNPAYFPSLKAEEQRALLIKMVGDMSLSEIAKQKDEFKRLVDELVGQDLKEYRSHLSYQIKGIKTEIESIPNKITENQQILQGLSDEVSDFAAIRKRLNEIDEDIKKYDDQLQDASAKLSQDYEKKAAQRQLVNSLKDKQQEIVNKIESENRAKRAEHENALNAIQQKLKNTEYSRDMKADALRMKKQELQQIELRADEFRKKWEEVESKAFVWNEDQEICPNCGQRLSSENIEELKEKAHEQWTVRHMAEQDRLDVEAKALKDTKQRIEAELNELQTKIDMLTTEVSSVQGQENELKAYKVEQVDYHDNDDWKHLSLQIEQQEAKLNDICKDGESSTTQMIKDKKQELIRQRDELNLSLSKEKLIAEREERIEQLTMQMKQLNQQLTDLERKDYTAANLELASIQNLEERVNKLFMLIKFKMFETLLNGSTKPTCVLTMHGVPYNDLSNSEKINAGIDLIRAMNTYNDMYAPIIIDNAESCNDILPTSCQQIRLVVSRDEQLTVVKE, from the coding sequence ATGAACATTAAATTTAAAAAACTGGAAATTGAGAATTTCAAAGGGGTAAAATCATTGTCCTTCGACTTTGCTTCTGATATCACGAATATTCTCGGAGCCAACCATACGGGTAAAACAACCACTGCAGACGCTATTATGTGGGTGCTATTCGGAAAAAACAGCGATGGGCAAGCGGTGTTCGGAATTGATCCGAAAGATGAAAACAATAATGTGATTAACAATTTGGAGAATATTGTTACGCTGACTGTTTCTGCTGACAACAGGAAACTCGTGCTAAGAAAAGTGCGTAAAGAAATATGGAGTAAACCGAAAGGACAGTTTGAGGATGCACTAACAGGACATACCACAGAGTGTTTCATCAATGGTAACAAATACACAATCAAGGATTACCAGGCGGAGGTGAACGCTTTGTGCAACGAGGCTCTATTTCGCGCCATCACTAACCCCGCATATTTCCCAAGCCTGAAGGCGGAAGAACAGCGCGCCTTGCTCATAAAAATGGTGGGAGATATGTCTCTCTCTGAAATAGCAAAACAAAAAGATGAGTTTAAGCGATTGGTTGATGAGTTGGTTGGGCAGGATTTGAAGGAGTACCGTAGCCACCTCTCATATCAGATAAAAGGTATAAAGACCGAAATAGAGAGTATCCCAAACAAGATTACCGAAAATCAACAAATCTTGCAGGGTCTATCTGATGAGGTGTCTGATTTCGCAGCTATTCGTAAAAGACTGAACGAAATTGATGAGGATATAAAAAAGTATGATGACCAGTTGCAGGACGCATCGGCTAAACTCTCGCAAGACTACGAAAAAAAAGCTGCGCAACGACAACTCGTTAATTCCCTGAAAGATAAACAACAGGAGATTGTTAATAAAATCGAAAGTGAAAACCGAGCAAAGCGTGCAGAACATGAGAATGCACTGAACGCCATACAGCAAAAGCTGAAAAACACGGAATATTCGCGCGACATGAAAGCTGACGCATTGCGCATGAAGAAGCAAGAACTACAACAGATAGAATTGCGTGCCGATGAATTTCGTAAAAAATGGGAAGAGGTAGAGAGTAAAGCATTCGTATGGAATGAAGACCAAGAAATATGCCCGAATTGTGGACAGCGACTGTCGTCTGAAAACATTGAGGAGTTGAAAGAGAAAGCGCATGAGCAGTGGACAGTTAGGCACATGGCTGAGCAGGATAGGTTGGATGTGGAGGCGAAGGCACTGAAAGATACAAAACAGCGAATCGAAGCGGAGCTGAACGAACTGCAAACGAAAATTGACATGCTAACCACAGAGGTCTCTTCCGTGCAGGGTCAGGAAAACGAACTGAAGGCTTACAAGGTGGAACAGGTGGACTACCATGATAATGATGATTGGAAACACCTGTCGCTACAAATCGAACAGCAGGAAGCAAAACTTAATGATATTTGTAAGGATGGAGAATCTTCTACCACACAGATGATTAAGGATAAAAAACAAGAGTTGATACGGCAACGTGATGAACTCAACCTATCGCTTTCAAAAGAAAAGCTCATAGCAGAGAGGGAAGAACGCATTGAACAGCTTACCATGCAGATGAAGCAACTTAATCAGCAACTGACGGATTTGGAACGCAAGGATTATACGGCTGCTAATCTTGAATTGGCTTCTATTCAAAACTTGGAGGAAAGGGTTAATAAACTCTTTATGCTCATCAAGTTCAAGATGTTTGAAACGTTACTCAACGGCTCAACAAAGCCTACATGTGTGCTGACTATGCACGGTGTGCCGTATAACGATTTATCCAACAGCGAGAAAATCAATGCTGGCATTGACCTAATTCGAGCAATGAATACTTACAACGACATGTATGCGCCCATCATCATTGATAATGCAGAGAGTTGCAACGACATTCTTCCTACTTCCTGTCAGCAAATTCGTCTTGTGGTAAGTCGTGATGAGCAATTGACGGTCGTAAAAGAATAA
- a CDS encoding winged helix-turn-helix transcriptional regulator, with protein sequence MPRRLTDSRRFSKDEKEVLAAWLGMKFAFANSILYDFSTKTLMQFYHISFTTAKKLEVNMRKDEELFHFADKKHRLFAKSCKDKVGHEPRRNYKTKYYADDVFTIEVPQCYLSEKREDRRTLPLAKLVRLIEEALVRKEYDDDSEYKSTEGGRKIDNLSCGTRTITQESVARKTGLSRIKVNRILKDLVERGIFSRTEMRIERCKAGEPHSFKAINKKTRMPYYAKCVPVTYTKLNDDGVRFRYVIWNHAKRVCTKFVMSARKMVEEIKKTMPHLSETELQFKVMVNNYYQLHEIYD encoded by the coding sequence ATGCCGAGAAGACTGACTGACAGTAGAAGATTCAGTAAGGACGAGAAAGAAGTTCTTGCTGCATGGCTCGGTATGAAGTTCGCCTTTGCCAATTCTATATTATACGATTTCAGTACGAAGACCCTCATGCAGTTTTATCATATTAGCTTTACGACTGCCAAGAAGTTGGAAGTTAATATGCGTAAGGATGAGGAGTTGTTTCATTTTGCTGACAAGAAACACCGTTTGTTTGCCAAATCTTGTAAAGACAAGGTAGGACATGAGCCACGCAGGAATTACAAGACGAAGTATTACGCAGATGATGTTTTCACAATAGAGGTACCGCAGTGTTATCTTTCCGAAAAGAGAGAAGACAGGCGCACCTTACCACTTGCCAAATTAGTTCGTTTAATCGAGGAAGCACTTGTACGCAAGGAATACGATGATGATTCTGAGTATAAGTCAACAGAGGGCGGTCGAAAGATTGACAACCTATCTTGTGGAACTCGCACTATCACGCAGGAAAGCGTAGCAAGGAAAACTGGGTTGAGCAGAATTAAGGTAAACAGGATATTGAAAGATCTTGTAGAGAGAGGTATCTTTTCGAGAACAGAAATGCGGATAGAGCGATGCAAGGCAGGTGAGCCACACTCATTCAAAGCCATCAATAAAAAAACGAGAATGCCCTATTACGCCAAGTGTGTGCCAGTGACATATACAAAGCTGAATGATGATGGAGTGCGGTTCAGATATGTGATTTGGAATCATGCAAAACGAGTTTGCACAAAATTCGTGATGTCTGCTCGAAAGATGGTAGAAGAGATAAAGAAAACGATGCCACACCTTTCAGAAACAGAACTTCAATTCAAAGTCATGGTAAATAATTATTATCAGTTGCATGAAATTTATGATTAA
- a CDS encoding BspA family leucine-rich repeat surface protein codes for MNNEMCGCNGTCGSEEKTSTAKGIVRINYKEDFELVVELLAGDKPYKLGDEDFRIDFIVMASRYTVGRTGGICERCAVDGNKIRCFMDRHGLPPGELRAEVKVNNPDPNYANGSRLSVAIAEGVVVLVKDNTRFDGAVVKANIPVALVDAFQLAKAHGYKGTIDEYYATFNDIGHLKENIKGTLDEMKEAEKLRATAETERAKAETERQSNRDKFNTAEGERVKNEQQRQNSEEKREQAEVNRFTAENYRKSAEEERLNAEQRRNSTEQARQTAEDQRRKNEIERFASENARFKWEEGRKQAEKQRQTAEEQRKQAETERVNSETVWKEYEEAIKRAERQRNATETERVAAEKQRNSTEVSRKKNEQQRQTNEDARQKAEKERATAEGKRADIDKERDELVAKMQAAWQEIERMKKLREGEYGKEIELVEKIKNAAKIPTQNVWLDATNGQIKSTPASEGINANAYKYYYIGRREVVGNGGRFTNRYLRSLDLSNWDTQSLSDASYMFKGCSSLQSIDVSNWNTQALKNGFAMFSNCSALQTIDLSNWNTQSLSSTNYMFENCTSLHSIDVSNWNTQSLSDASYMFKVCSSLQSIDVSKWNTQALSNVSSMFENCLSLEKLNFRNVNFNKVTRAKGMFYNCNALEELWLPLTFDLLTSIDLSIPNWGATPEGLASLRRTFGEGADDRTAKGLHPCTVRLHENVYDRLTDNERAAAARKGWTITK; via the coding sequence ATGAACAACGAAATGTGTGGATGCAACGGAACGTGCGGCAGCGAGGAAAAGACCTCCACCGCAAAAGGAATAGTAAGAATCAACTACAAGGAGGACTTCGAGTTAGTAGTGGAACTATTAGCTGGAGATAAGCCTTATAAGCTGGGCGATGAAGATTTCAGGATAGACTTTATCGTCATGGCGAGCCGATACACAGTAGGTCGCACAGGTGGCATTTGCGAACGGTGTGCGGTGGACGGCAACAAGATACGGTGCTTCATGGACAGGCATGGTTTGCCTCCTGGTGAGCTGCGTGCCGAGGTGAAAGTGAATAATCCTGACCCCAACTATGCAAACGGAAGTAGGCTGAGCGTGGCGATTGCCGAGGGTGTAGTGGTATTAGTGAAGGACAACACTCGCTTTGACGGTGCTGTGGTGAAAGCCAATATCCCTGTGGCTTTGGTGGATGCTTTCCAATTGGCAAAGGCACACGGCTATAAGGGTACGATAGATGAGTACTACGCTACGTTCAACGATATTGGTCATCTGAAAGAAAATATCAAGGGAACGCTGGATGAAATGAAGGAAGCCGAGAAGCTGCGGGCTACTGCTGAAACGGAAAGAGCCAAGGCTGAAACTGAACGGCAGAGTAACCGAGATAAGTTCAACACTGCCGAGGGTGAGCGGGTGAAGAATGAGCAACAGCGACAGAATAGCGAGGAAAAACGTGAACAGGCGGAAGTGAATAGATTTACCGCTGAAAACTATCGTAAGAGTGCAGAGGAAGAACGATTAAATGCTGAACAGCGACGCAACAGCACGGAACAGGCACGACAGACAGCTGAGGACCAACGTAGAAAAAATGAGATAGAAAGGTTTGCTTCAGAAAATGCGCGTTTCAAATGGGAAGAGGGTCGCAAACAGGCGGAAAAACAACGACAGACAGCCGAAGAACAGCGCAAGCAAGCCGAGACGGAACGAGTTAACTCGGAAACGGTATGGAAAGAGTATGAAGAAGCAATTAAAAGAGCCGAGCGGCAACGGAATGCCACTGAAACGGAAAGGGTGGCTGCGGAAAAGCAGCGGAACAGCACGGAAGTATCACGGAAAAAGAATGAGCAGCAGCGACAGACGAATGAAGATGCACGCCAAAAGGCAGAAAAAGAACGTGCCACTGCCGAGGGGAAACGTGCGGATATAGACAAGGAGCGTGACGAGCTTGTCGCCAAGATGCAGGCGGCATGGCAAGAGATAGAACGCATGAAGAAATTGCGTGAGGGTGAGTACGGCAAGGAGATAGAATTAGTAGAGAAAATCAAGAACGCTGCCAAAATTCCTACGCAGAACGTGTGGCTCGATGCCACGAACGGACAGATAAAAAGCACGCCTGCCAGTGAGGGTATCAACGCAAACGCCTACAAATACTACTATATAGGAAGAAGAGAGGTGGTGGGAAATGGAGGTAGATTCACAAATAGATATCTTCGCTCTCTTGACCTGAGCAACTGGGACACGCAGTCACTCTCGGACGCAAGCTATATGTTCAAGGGCTGTTCGTCTCTGCAATCAATAGATGTAAGCAACTGGAATACACAGGCACTAAAAAACGGATTCGCCATGTTTTCCAATTGCTCTGCGCTTCAGACAATAGACCTAAGCAACTGGAACACGCAGTCACTGTCAAGCACAAATTATATGTTTGAGAACTGCACATCTCTCCATTCAATAGACGTGAGCAACTGGAACACGCAGTCACTCTCGGACGCAAGCTATATGTTCAAGGTTTGTTCGTCTCTGCAATCAATAGATGTAAGCAAATGGAATACACAGGCACTGTCGAATGTATCAAGTATGTTTGAGAATTGTTTATCTTTGGAAAAGTTGAATTTTAGAAATGTGAATTTTAATAAAGTAACAAGAGCAAAAGGTATGTTCTATAACTGTAATGCACTTGAAGAGCTGTGGCTGCCGCTGACGTTCGACCTACTGACTTCGATTGACTTGAGCATACCGAACTGGGGCGCAACGCCAGAAGGTTTGGCGTCTTTGCGCCGGACGTTCGGAGAGGGTGCTGATGACCGCACGGCAAAGGGTTTGCATCCATGCACGGTGAGGTTGCACGAAAATGTATATGACAGGCTGACGGACAATGAGCGTGCGGCAGCAGCAAGGAAAGGTTGGACAATCACAAAATAG
- a CDS encoding demethylase, with protein MASIVKNEKGFKVIKIDSHELQQAVGSPGICDNCLEMPEEGYYIAVINRWFCPVCYHEWIKHMTYYKEDKPIEERNYQYITEQLENIKNR; from the coding sequence ATGGCAAGTATTGTAAAAAACGAAAAAGGATTCAAAGTTATTAAAATTGATAGTCATGAACTTCAACAAGCAGTTGGAAGTCCAGGGATATGCGACAATTGCTTGGAGATGCCAGAAGAAGGCTATTATATAGCTGTAATAAATAGATGGTTTTGCCCCGTGTGTTATCATGAATGGATTAAACATATGACTTACTATAAAGAGGATAAACCCATTGAAGAAAGAAATTATCAGTATATAACAGAGCAATTGGAGAACATTAAAAACAGGTAA
- a CDS encoding RecT family recombinase, translated as MTTENKTQSVATQPLSQNQTALARTVDNISQQVLQRVSTMQKAGEIVLPKGYEAGNALKSAWLYLQNVQTRDKQKAIDTCTKESIANCLLDMVVRGEHPMQHCYFIPTGNQLSFWERYTGKLMRAKRDTDIVSVNAQVVYEEDNFVYTVDDRGVLQLVKHETSMANMDNAKIVGAYAVVVYKNGSTRLEVMTMDMIRKAWGQGAARGNSGAHLNFTDQMAKKTVIARACKIELDSTEDGHTDDEAFMAQPKGDVERDIVNSTSDNVEQTKKIATEHQDDFEDSASYEEIKEAPQSENKGANDLFENTQNAQGSRKCPI; from the coding sequence ATGACAACAGAAAACAAAACACAATCGGTGGCTACACAGCCTCTTTCACAAAACCAAACAGCCCTTGCACGCACAGTGGATAATATCTCTCAACAGGTACTGCAACGGGTGTCTACTATGCAAAAAGCAGGTGAAATTGTATTACCAAAAGGATATGAAGCAGGGAATGCGCTTAAGTCGGCATGGCTTTACCTCCAAAACGTACAAACAAGGGATAAGCAGAAAGCTATTGACACTTGCACGAAAGAAAGCATAGCTAACTGCTTGTTAGACATGGTAGTGCGTGGAGAACACCCTATGCAACATTGCTACTTCATTCCTACGGGTAATCAGCTTTCTTTTTGGGAAAGATACACAGGCAAGCTGATGCGAGCAAAGCGAGACACAGACATTGTGTCTGTCAATGCGCAGGTGGTATATGAAGAGGATAATTTCGTGTACACGGTGGACGACCGTGGTGTTCTGCAGCTTGTAAAACACGAAACCTCTATGGCAAACATGGATAATGCCAAAATAGTGGGTGCATACGCAGTTGTTGTGTATAAAAACGGCTCAACTCGCCTTGAAGTAATGACTATGGATATGATACGCAAGGCATGGGGACAGGGTGCCGCTCGTGGAAATAGTGGGGCGCACTTGAATTTTACAGACCAAATGGCAAAGAAAACGGTTATCGCAAGGGCTTGCAAGATAGAACTTGATAGCACCGAAGATGGGCATACCGATGATGAGGCTTTTATGGCTCAACCCAAAGGTGATGTGGAACGAGATATCGTAAACAGTACTTCTGACAACGTAGAACAAACAAAAAAGATAGCTACTGAACATCAAGATGACTTTGAGGATTCAGCTTCTTACGAGGAAATAAAGGAAGCCCCACAAAGTGAGAATAAAGGTGCAAATGATTTGTTTGAGAATACGCAGAATGCACAAGGCTCTCGCAAATGTCCAATCTAA
- a CDS encoding MBL fold metallo-hydrolase, with translation MKLTVVGSGSNGNCYVLQNEEEALIIEAGLPFDKKVKEALHWNVEKIVAVIVSHAHGDHAAYAYQYAELGITVRASEDTIEKRHLNKTFAKPYKEGVWFREGGFEVLPFPLIHYNTDGTRCPNCGFLIKHEDCGRICFFTDCSAFARDVMTEDGIKYINYDFKDINLWMIEANYDNYILYRSHLDERLKDRIKRSHMSLQNAIKIAKRIDLHLTTYILLIHLSDGNGDERKFVREMRKATGKRVQAAHYGLEIKL, from the coding sequence ATGAAACTGACGGTCGTGGGTAGTGGCTCTAACGGCAATTGCTACGTTTTACAAAATGAAGAAGAGGCTCTCATTATTGAAGCTGGATTGCCTTTCGATAAAAAGGTAAAAGAGGCTCTTCATTGGAATGTGGAAAAGATAGTAGCTGTTATCGTGAGCCATGCGCATGGCGACCATGCTGCTTATGCCTACCAATACGCTGAGTTAGGCATTACGGTCAGAGCTTCAGAAGACACGATTGAAAAGAGGCATCTCAACAAAACTTTTGCCAAGCCATACAAAGAAGGTGTGTGGTTTCGAGAAGGTGGATTTGAGGTGCTTCCTTTTCCTCTTATCCATTACAACACGGACGGAACACGATGTCCTAATTGCGGCTTCTTAATCAAGCATGAGGACTGTGGGCGCATCTGTTTCTTTACCGACTGCTCCGCTTTCGCTCGTGATGTAATGACGGAAGACGGCATAAAATACATCAACTATGATTTCAAGGATATAAACCTTTGGATGATAGAAGCGAATTATGACAATTACATCTTGTATAGAAGTCATTTAGATGAACGGTTAAAAGACCGTATCAAGCGTAGCCACATGTCCTTGCAGAACGCTATCAAAATAGCAAAACGGATAGACCTTCATCTTACCACATACATCTTGCTTATCCATTTGTCTGACGGCAATGGCGATGAGCGAAAGTTCGTGCGTGAGATGCGCAAGGCAACAGGAAAACGTGTACAGGCTGCGCATTATGGGTTGGAGATAAAGTTATAA
- a CDS encoding phage holin family protein, whose amino-acid sequence MNETRVIIEQCSAGVLTSLAAIFLQDAISTMLPWLFTMLAVILCDLAFGVRKSMKLGIHISPSRAMRATMSKMVTYVAWVMAVAMIDCAEGHSLNITRWACLLVCLIEGMSIIGNMLKPYGYDLSVKSCVVFFLSLIFRQDKEKLEDLVSDEHLDVITARERKKWGDVKKKNSTSPSK is encoded by the coding sequence ATGAATGAAACAAGAGTAATTATAGAACAATGTAGTGCGGGAGTACTTACATCCTTGGCTGCGATATTTCTGCAAGATGCAATCAGTACGATGCTGCCATGGCTTTTCACTATGTTAGCCGTTATTTTGTGCGACTTAGCGTTTGGCGTTAGAAAAAGCATGAAATTAGGAATACACATCAGTCCGAGCCGTGCGATGCGTGCGACCATGAGTAAGATGGTGACGTATGTGGCATGGGTAATGGCGGTGGCGATGATAGATTGTGCTGAAGGGCATTCGCTCAACATCACCCGATGGGCGTGCTTGCTCGTTTGTCTGATAGAGGGAATGAGCATTATTGGTAATATGCTCAAGCCGTATGGTTATGATTTAAGCGTGAAAAGTTGCGTGGTGTTTTTCCTCTCGCTCATTTTCAGACAGGATAAGGAAAAGCTCGAAGACTTGGTATCGGATGAACATCTTGATGTGATTACCGCAAGAGAGAGAAAGAAGTGGGGGGACGTGAAGAAAAAAAACTCCACAAGTCCCTCAAAATGA